A single genomic interval of Schistocerca americana isolate TAMUIC-IGC-003095 chromosome 2, iqSchAmer2.1, whole genome shotgun sequence harbors:
- the LOC124596517 gene encoding beta-1,3-galactosyltransferase 5-like isoform X2: MGLQWAVHHCPQARFVIKMDDDIVVNMYKLSEIISYISESQRKDLLMGYVLKGMVPVREPANKWYVTHEEFDGNMYPQFLSGWMYITTPPVINKLLSAAQKEKFFWIDDTFVTGILAQQAGVEGYRNISNMFTTDPGYLECCLRHSDVYCDFMVGPSGGDYSLQIRLAMHAKRCRDMGSCKNRSPQNALRRTCVNKGRQQLPLSGGQGYVAEVKIG, encoded by the coding sequence ATGGGACTGCAGTGGGCTGTACATCACTGTCCACAAGCACGATTTGTTATCAAAATGGATGATGATATTGTAGTGAATATGTACAAACTTTCTGAAATAATTTCATATATTTCTGAATCACAGAGAAAGGATCTCCTTATGGGTTATGTACTTAAGGGGATGGTTCCAGTTCGAGAACCTGCTAACAAATGGTATGTGACCCATGAGGAATTTGATGGTAATATGTATCCCCAGTTTCTATCAGGATGGATGTACATAACCACACCTCCAGTGATAAATAAACTGCTTTCTGCAGCTCAGAAGGAAAAATTCTTCTGGATAGATGATACCTTTGTCACAGGTATTCTTGCCCAACAAGCAGGTGTTGAAGGCTATAGAAATATAAGCAACATGTTTACAACAGATCCTGGTTATCTGGAGTGCTGTCTCAGACACTCAGATGTGTACTGTGATTTTATGGTTGGTCCAAGTGGAGGTGATTACAGTTTACAAATTAGATTAGCTATGCATGCTAAAAGATGTCGAGATATGGGATCTTGCAAGAACAGAAGCCCTCAAAATGCACTGAGAAGGACCTGTGTAAATAAGGGCAGGCAGCAGCTACCTCTTTCTGGTGGACAAGGCTATGTTGCTGAAGTAAAAATAGGTTGA